In the Bacteroidota bacterium genome, TGGAAAATGGAAGAGAAGTACAAATACGCCATACTCGCCCTTGTCGCTTCCTTGTTGGGGAATGTGGTCGGCTGGATCGATTCGCGGCCGACCTGGGGATACTCCGTTCTCCTCGTAGTGCTCATTCCAATTCCGGTTCTTTCACAGACGTTACACATTCAGGATGCAGGTGCATTCATTAGGGAAACACTCACTCATTTCGTCGCCACGGAGGCCCCCTTATTAGTCGCGAGGGTCTAGCCCATAATTAATCCCTTTGGACTAGTAGGTTCCTGCCCCCGAATGTGTTACATTACAATTACACGATTCTGATCCTCAGCACGCGGCACCCTCCCACCGGGGTTCCTCCACCAGGTTCAAATGGTATATCCCATTATACATCTTATGCTCGCCGTTCTCTTCCTTCCAGCTCCTTCGGAGATCCCTGCTACACACGATATGGGAGACCGGGAGTTCAACCGAATGAATTACCTCCAGGCAGTCGCCCTCTATAATTCCGTCTTGCCGAAATCCCCAGACTCCGTCGTCGTGCTCTGGCGGATCGCCAGGGCATGGACTTGCCTGGCCGACACGTCGATCCCGGAAAATAAACTGGCACTGTATAAACAGGCGCTCGTGTTCGCGCACCGGGCTGTGCGCGCAGACTCAACGAACTCAGAGGCTCACGCGTGGTTAGCTGCCTCCTACGGGAATATTGCCATGTTCGAAGGGAGCAAGACAAAGGTGCGGCTCTGCCACGTTATTAAGAGAGAAATAGACCTGGCCATCAAACTCGATTCTTCCGACGATGTGGCGTACTCGATCCTCGGTTCATTTTATAAAGCGCTCGGGGATGTCAGTTGGGTGGAAAAGCAACTGGCGAATGTTTTCCTGGACGGTCTTCCGGACGGCGGGTATGGAGAAGCGGATGTCGCTTTCAGGACGGCGATCAAATTGGCTCCGGGCGTCATACGAAATCACTACGAGCTTGGCAAAGTGTATATGTGCCAGGATCGTCGCGGTGAAGCATTGACTGAATTCCGAAAGGTCCTTTCACTTCCGGTTTCCGTCAGCGTGGATCGTGAAATGCAGAAATCTGCGGGTCGATTCGCGAACGGATTGGAAAACTGATCGTTGCGGGCTGTGAATGGGGCCTTGGATTGAAAATCCGAAAAATCTCATCGCGAGCCATGCCGCCTCCGTCATCCTGCCTCCCCGGCAAGTTTCGAAAGTGAGGGAAGGTATTGTTTGAGGATCATGCGTGGCATCTTTGAAGACCCGGTCACTCCATCAGGAACTCAGATCAATCAGTCAAAGTAGGCGGAATTCGATGAGTGTTTGCTCCCGGCATATCTCCCGTTGCCCCGCTGGTGCATCCCGAGCCCCAATTGACATTAGCCATCTTTCTCTCTACTATGGGTAAACTTACTTCTTAATTCGGGAGAATCGCACACGGGGGCTGTGCTACCATCAAGACCCATCCATGAATCCGTATGTGGCGGATGCATGGGTGGGTTTTGACATTTCAGATCATCTATGGACTGGCGTCCCGGTTGGCCCGGTTCACAGACAAGGGAGAGGGATCTAACGTGATTTCAAAAACATGCATCATTGTTCTGGCGCTCACTCTGGGCGGCTGCTCCTCATCCACGCTTGTGGTTCCCACCGATCAGCGAGGCGGCATCTCGATTGAGAGTTTCAACCAGACGATTCAATTCGAGGATGTGAAAGTCTTGTTCAACGACGGCTCGGAAGTGAGGGGCAGGGGGGTTCATATCGAACATGATTCTGTTTCGTGGCAATCGACAGAATCTGACAGTCTCTTTCATGTCCCTGTCGCAAACATACACACGATCTCGACAAACTCCAATAAGTTAAAGGGGGGTTTGCTCGGGTTTACGGCCGGGGCGGCGGGAGGTGCGCTTGCAGGCTCCCGCATCGCGGATGGGTTCGACGCCAGCAGCGACAGTAAAGGGCTTACTATGGCGTTGGGCACCGCCGGGGGAGCGGTTGCAGGCGGGTTAATCGGAACCATCGTGGGCTTAAGCATCACTAAACCGCATGTCTACGAGTTCAGAGGCGGCTCATCCCGTTGAAGGAGAATGACTCCCGCTAGAATTTCCCCCTTTTGAATCTCTCGCCAAAAAAAAATCCAAAGGTGGCGGGGTGAAAATGAAAACGGGCAGTTTCCTCTGCCCGTTTTCGTCAGGACGCCTCGGACTTGAACATCGGCCTACCCATGTGCAAGACTTACTTGTGGGAGGTGTAAAGGAAGTGAATTTGGTCCGCTGTGAGCGCCCTCCTGTAGATGCGTAAGTTGTCCATCGCCCCCTGGAACACTCCATAGTCCGCCGATATTTCTTGAGTGTATCCGATAAGCAGAGGGCTTGACGAGATATTAAACGTCGAGTATGAATCTCCAACTTCCTGTTTCAGACTCCCGTTGATATAGAGTTGCATATGATGGTTCTGGCGATCGATCACCGCCCCGACGAATAGCCACTGCCCGATCTGATGACATGGAGATTCCTCAATCAACTCATTCTGACCACCGCTATCTCCGGCGGAATAGATCTGGAGATAGGGACAGGCGAAGTTATCTTTCCAGGTGATGAGATACTCTCTGTTTGAGAAACCCTCCGTTTGAGGCGCCCCCTTGGATATGAGCAGCGGATAGTTGTTCGTGACGCTGTCGATCCTCATCCACATTGTAATGGTCAACTGGTTCGTGGGATTCAGACTCGGGCTGTTGTCCACGGTGATGTAATTATCCACACCATTGAAGAGGTAAGCGCTATTGGGGTTTCCCCACGCGTCTGGCACGTATACTTGATTGATTGCAGAACCATTGTTGACATCGTTCGGATTGAGGCTTGAGTCCACTGTATTTCCCTCGAACGGGAAATAAAGGACCAATCCTGTAGTAATGTCGGGGTTGCTGACGTTCCCCCAGCTCACATGTATTTCCAGATTTCCGGTCGCCGGTTCAAGGACAAGGTCCGCGTGGGCGGTTTCTCCTGAGAGAACTGTTACGTCCGTTTCCCCTGAAAAGCGGACGACGTCGGCTTCGTCCATCGCCGTCACCTTCAAGTGCCAGGTCCCGATGGCGATGTCCTGGAATGTTCCGGTTGCGGCCTGTCCACTGTCG is a window encoding:
- a CDS encoding LamG domain-containing protein — encoded protein: MRLAHHLAILAFAFATFSCQNSVRVIDTPQPAGKIVIRFERVPASITHVVAALSREGFESVFLELTIADSGQAATGTFQDIAIGTWHLKVTAMDEADVVRFSGETDVTVLSGETAHADLVLEPATGNLEIHVSWGNVSNPDITTGLVLYFPFEGNTVDSSLNPNDVNNGSAINQVYVPDAWGNPNSAYLFNGVDNYITVDNSPSLNPTNQLTITMWMRIDSVTNNYPLLISKGAPQTEGFSNREYLITWKDNFACPYLQIYSAGDSGGQNELIEESPCHQIGQWLFVGAVIDRQNHHMQLYINGSLKQEVGDSYSTFNISSSPLLIGYTQEISADYGVFQGAMDNLRIYRRALTADQIHFLYTSHK